The Triticum dicoccoides isolate Atlit2015 ecotype Zavitan chromosome 6A, WEW_v2.0, whole genome shotgun sequence genome has a window encoding:
- the LOC119319114 gene encoding protein MEI2-like 7, translating into MFWAVDVDAEKKQAQAAAIAGAAQSVKPRGRKAGPGRMQAQQHRTGRRRSSELGRRQAKAAPAEVACKPAFTTRPPAPRPAPEWSDPQVTTVMIRNIPNRLKPAEMMQLLDDHCARENREEKRGDVPAAYDFLYLPMDFSLCCNLGYAFVNLTSAQAARVLHSALHGARWTVFGTNKVIDICAARIQGKRALVKHFSNSTFPCATDDWLPAVFSPPRDGAADPSVAGEATRVGTRVTPATPLRATPRAQRLAGKPVARGRRQRGVMKPSSATSCA; encoded by the exons ATGTTTTGGGCCGTGGACGTGGACGCCGAGAAGAAGCAGGCGCAGGCGGCGGCCATCGCGGGGGCGGCCCAGTCCGTGAAGCCTCGCGGAAGGAAGGCCGGGCCGGGTCGGATGCAGGCGCAGCAGCACAGGACGGGGAGGAGAAGGAGCAGTGAGCTCGGGCGCCGGCAGGCGAAGGCGGCGCCAGCCGAGGTCGCCTGCAAGCCGGCGTTCACGACGAGGCCGCCGGCGCCGAGGCCCGCGCCGGAGTGGAGCGACCCGCAGGTCACCACCGTCATGATCCGGAACATCCCCAACAGGCTCAA GCCGGCGGAGATGATGCAGTTGCTGGACGACCACTGCGCCCGCGAGAACAGGGAGGAGAAGCGCGGCGACGTGCCCGCCGCCTACGATTTCCTCTACCTGCCCATGGATTTCAG CTTGTGCTGCAACCTGGGGTACGCGTTCGTGAACCTCACGTCGGCGCAGGCGGCGCGCGTGCTCCACTCCGCCCTGCACGGCGCCCGCTGGACGGTGTTCGGCACCAACAAGGTCATCGACATCTGCGCCGCGCGTATCCAG GGCAAGAGGGCGCTGGTGAAGCACTTCAGCAACTCGACCTTCCCGTGCGCCACCGACGACTGGCTCCCCGCCGTCTTCTCACCGCCGCGCGACGGCGCCGCCGACCCgtccgtcgccggcgaggccacgcGCGTCGGCACCCGCGTCACTCCCGCCACTCCCCTGCGGGCCACGCCACGGGCGCAGCGGCTGGCAGGCAAGCCCGTGGCCCGTGGGCGTCGCCAGCGCGGGGTCATGAAGCCGAGCAGCGCAACAAGCTGCGCGTGA